Proteins found in one Limnobaculum xujianqingii genomic segment:
- a CDS encoding DUF1622 domain-containing protein gives MVDILYLINDILSAISILIIVYAVIMAVVGFIRSEIKREHQSSNGLLAIRVPFGSRLLLGLEILIAVNILRAIMSPGYNELIVLVSMVVIRTLLSFFLNRESKALAALVPIQAPVTEKIVEEQTKDITESNQPQTPEKENTSQDDEILPENK, from the coding sequence ATGGTAGACATACTTTATCTTATTAACGATATATTGAGTGCTATCAGTATATTAATCATCGTTTATGCTGTGATTATGGCGGTTGTTGGTTTTATTCGCAGCGAAATCAAACGTGAACATCAGTCATCCAACGGTCTGCTCGCTATACGCGTTCCTTTCGGCTCCCGTTTGCTGCTTGGTCTGGAAATTCTGATTGCCGTTAATATACTGCGAGCAATCATGAGCCCTGGCTACAATGAGCTAATTGTGCTGGTTTCCATGGTGGTCATCCGCACTTTACTGTCATTTTTTCTCAATCGGGAATCTAAAGCACTTGCGGCTCTTGTTCCAATTCAAGCTCCGGTGACAGAAAAAATCGTAGAAGAACAAACCAAAGATATCACTGAGAGCAACCAACCTCAGACTCCCGAGAAGGAAAACACGTCTCAGGATGATGAAATCTTGCCAGAGAATAAATAA
- a CDS encoding DMSO/selenate family reductase complex A subunit, whose translation MQSKKTVHLGGVSRREFIKTSVAATSAAAVAGSLTLPFTTTAVAAPEAASTETIKYSACLVNCGSRCPLKVHVKDGVITKISSETDFNDSTYGEHQIRPCLRGRSVRWKTYNPDRVKYPMLRTGARGEGKFKRISWDEATTILADKLKYTVEKYGNEAIYYQYGSGSTGANLQGRNACKRMLNLYGGFLDQHGTYSTAQINTVMPYVYGGLAETLLLEIKNSDLVVMFGHNLAETRMSGGGQFYETLNALKQSHARVIIIDPRMTDSVTTLDAEWIPIYPGTDSALVAAIGYTLIKENLTNEEFLKTYCVGWDESTLPESAPKNGSYKDYLLGNGPDNIAKTPEWASEITGISPTRIIQLAREIGSAKAAWISQGWGLQRTANGEQASRSIMMIPLMTGHIGRAGTNSGSWGGNVAYSVPGFAIPNPVKTAIPCFMWTDAITRGTEMTAKNAHVKNKDKLTTNVKFMWNYASNVMMNQHSDVNKTHEILKDESLCEFILVWETHMTASAKYADLLLPDVTSVESNDLINNSYASGAYNYCIRLQNTIEPLWECRQSYDVLAEVAQKLGIRKQFTEGRTHEQWIEYCYNKMREKDTTLPEFAQTNDKGIVARVLADSSKSIALKDYRDDPHANPLKTPSGKIEIYSEALATIASTWELTEGDRIPAVPEYCPTFEGVSDKTTQELYPLQMTGFHDKGRVHSSYYSVAMLREAVPHMMWMNPIDARARKLNHGDMAEVFNDRGRIRIAVKVTERILPGVIGVPQGAWRNTNEQGVDVGGCINTLTTQRPSPLAKGNPQHTNLVEVKRA comes from the coding sequence ATGCAGAGCAAAAAAACAGTACACCTTGGCGGGGTGTCGCGACGGGAGTTTATTAAAACTTCCGTGGCTGCCACAAGTGCAGCCGCAGTGGCGGGGTCACTAACCTTGCCATTTACGACCACCGCAGTTGCAGCACCAGAAGCTGCTTCAACGGAAACCATTAAATACAGTGCCTGTCTGGTTAACTGCGGTAGCCGTTGCCCACTGAAAGTGCATGTTAAAGATGGCGTTATTACCAAAATCTCCAGCGAAACCGATTTTAATGATTCCACCTATGGTGAGCACCAAATTCGTCCTTGCCTGCGGGGCCGCTCGGTACGTTGGAAAACCTATAACCCCGATCGGGTTAAGTATCCGATGCTACGCACCGGAGCCAGAGGTGAAGGTAAATTTAAACGCATTAGCTGGGATGAAGCGACAACCATTTTAGCCGACAAGCTAAAGTATACCGTTGAAAAATATGGTAATGAGGCAATTTACTATCAATATGGTTCCGGTTCAACGGGAGCTAACCTGCAAGGCCGTAACGCCTGCAAGCGTATGCTCAATTTATACGGTGGCTTCCTCGATCAGCACGGAACTTACTCTACGGCACAGATCAATACCGTCATGCCATATGTGTATGGTGGTTTGGCAGAAACCCTGTTACTGGAAATTAAAAATTCCGACCTGGTGGTGATGTTCGGGCACAATCTGGCGGAAACCCGCATGTCTGGTGGCGGTCAGTTTTATGAAACGCTGAACGCGCTGAAACAAAGTCATGCGCGAGTGATCATTATTGATCCACGTATGACCGACAGCGTTACCACCTTAGATGCAGAATGGATTCCTATCTATCCGGGAACCGATAGCGCTCTGGTTGCGGCTATTGGTTATACCCTGATTAAAGAAAATCTTACTAATGAAGAGTTCCTGAAAACCTACTGTGTTGGTTGGGATGAAAGTACTCTGCCTGAGTCGGCACCGAAAAATGGTTCTTACAAAGATTATCTGTTAGGTAACGGTCCGGATAATATTGCCAAGACTCCTGAATGGGCGAGCGAAATTACCGGTATTTCACCAACCCGCATTATTCAGCTGGCTCGTGAAATTGGCTCAGCTAAAGCAGCCTGGATCTCTCAAGGTTGGGGGTTGCAACGCACTGCCAATGGTGAACAGGCTTCCCGTTCTATCATGATGATTCCACTCATGACTGGGCATATTGGTCGTGCTGGTACTAACAGTGGCTCATGGGGCGGAAATGTGGCCTATTCAGTACCAGGATTTGCTATTCCTAATCCGGTAAAAACCGCCATTCCTTGCTTTATGTGGACCGATGCCATTACCCGCGGAACAGAAATGACCGCGAAAAATGCCCACGTCAAAAATAAAGATAAGCTGACAACCAACGTTAAATTTATGTGGAATTATGCCAGTAACGTCATGATGAACCAGCATTCTGACGTGAATAAAACCCATGAAATCCTTAAGGATGAATCGCTGTGTGAATTTATTCTGGTGTGGGAAACCCACATGACGGCCAGCGCTAAATATGCCGACCTGTTGTTGCCGGATGTCACCTCAGTTGAGTCAAACGATCTGATCAATAACTCCTATGCCAGCGGTGCTTATAACTACTGTATTCGTTTGCAGAATACTATTGAGCCGCTTTGGGAATGTCGCCAGTCTTATGATGTTTTGGCAGAAGTGGCGCAAAAGTTGGGTATTCGCAAGCAGTTTACTGAAGGGCGCACCCATGAGCAGTGGATTGAATATTGCTATAACAAAATGCGCGAGAAAGATACAACCTTACCTGAGTTTGCACAAACCAATGATAAGGGCATTGTCGCTCGCGTTCTGGCAGACAGTTCTAAATCCATCGCGTTAAAAGATTATCGTGACGATCCTCATGCCAATCCGCTGAAGACCCCATCAGGCAAAATTGAAATTTACTCAGAAGCTTTAGCGACTATCGCTTCCACCTGGGAGTTAACTGAAGGGGATCGTATCCCGGCCGTACCAGAATATTGCCCAACCTTTGAAGGGGTTAGTGATAAGACAACTCAAGAGCTGTATCCACTTCAGATGACCGGCTTCCATGATAAAGGCCGTGTGCACTCTTCGTACTATTCGGTGGCTATGCTGCGTGAAGCAGTACCCCATATGATGTGGATGAATCCTATTGATGCACGGGCTCGTAAGTTGAATCACGGCGATATGGCTGAGGTATTTAACGATCGTGGCCGTATTCGTATTGCTGTCAAAGTGACCGAGCGTATTTTACCGGGAGTTATCGGGGTACCGCAGGGCGCATGGCGTAATACCAACGAGCAAGGGGTAGATGTGGGCGGATGTATTAATACGCTGACCACCCAACGGCCTTCTCCACTGGCTAAGGGTAACCCACAACACACCAACCTCGTTGAAGTAAAACGTGCATAA
- a CDS encoding DMSO/selenate family reductase complex B subunit: MKQYGFYVDSSKCTGCKTCQISCKDEKDLQLGPKLRRVYEFGGGTWSKQENLWTQNVFNYYLSIACNHCSKPTCVEGCPTGAMHKRAEDGLVVVNQDICVGCRYCEMRCPYGAPQFDESKKVMAKCDGCYERVGQGLKPVCVESCPQRALDFDEIGVLHEKYGYQNGVAPLPDPSLTSPNLVIKAHRDAKPCGDTSGHIQNPAEV, from the coding sequence ATGAAACAATATGGTTTTTACGTAGATAGCTCCAAGTGCACAGGCTGTAAAACTTGCCAGATTAGCTGCAAAGACGAAAAGGATTTGCAACTGGGGCCAAAACTGCGTCGGGTTTATGAGTTTGGCGGCGGTACCTGGTCTAAGCAGGAAAATTTGTGGACACAAAACGTGTTCAATTATTACCTGTCTATTGCCTGTAACCATTGCTCCAAGCCAACTTGTGTTGAGGGATGCCCAACCGGGGCGATGCATAAGCGCGCGGAAGATGGTTTGGTGGTGGTTAATCAGGATATCTGTGTTGGCTGTCGCTATTGTGAAATGCGCTGCCCTTACGGTGCCCCGCAGTTTGATGAATCGAAGAAAGTCATGGCTAAGTGTGATGGCTGTTATGAGCGAGTGGGCCAGGGGTTGAAACCTGTTTGTGTCGAATCTTGCCCTCAACGGGCACTGGACTTTGATGAAATCGGTGTATTACATGAAAAGTACGGCTATCAGAATGGGGTTGCTCCATTGCCGGATCCATCGCTGACCTCACCGAATCTGGTGATTAAAGCCCATCGGGATGCCAAACCTTGTGGTGATACATCCGGTCATATTCAGAATCCGGCGGAGGTGTAA
- a CDS encoding dimethyl sulfoxide reductase anchor subunit family protein, giving the protein MHELPLVFFTVLGQSAVGLFLLAFISYQLKLSDWEQLRRANLLALVLMAIGLICSIFHLGQIFRMFNVMAGVGRSPMSNEIALCGAFFALACGTFFFSYIKKNVGIASVLNVVTILLGLAFVWSITKVYQLQTVGSWNTGYTAQQMWLTVLVGGGACAVLAGVRQVGAIALLIGAIVSLVAKPGYLSFVNQVEPALSSQQTLFWGIQTFCLALAVLIAVVVLIKHKGLGSVLALGSAGVVIGELASRVAFYNLWSIAM; this is encoded by the coding sequence ATGCATGAATTACCACTGGTATTTTTTACCGTACTTGGACAAAGCGCTGTAGGGCTGTTTTTGTTAGCCTTTATCAGCTATCAGTTGAAATTAAGTGACTGGGAACAACTCAGACGGGCTAACCTGTTGGCTCTGGTGTTAATGGCGATTGGTTTGATCTGCAGTATTTTCCACCTGGGTCAGATTTTCCGCATGTTTAACGTGATGGCCGGAGTGGGCCGCTCGCCAATGAGTAATGAGATCGCGTTATGTGGCGCTTTCTTCGCTCTGGCTTGTGGTACCTTTTTCTTTAGCTACATCAAGAAAAACGTAGGGATTGCCAGCGTACTGAACGTGGTGACCATTCTGCTTGGGTTGGCTTTTGTCTGGTCAATCACCAAAGTGTATCAACTGCAAACCGTTGGTAGTTGGAACACCGGCTACACTGCACAGCAAATGTGGCTTACCGTATTGGTTGGTGGCGGAGCCTGTGCTGTTTTAGCCGGAGTACGTCAGGTTGGTGCTATTGCGCTGCTGATTGGTGCGATTGTTAGTCTGGTGGCTAAACCGGGCTACCTGAGTTTTGTAAATCAGGTTGAGCCAGCGCTTTCTTCTCAACAGACGCTGTTCTGGGGAATTCAGACTTTCTGTCTGGCTCTGGCAGTGCTGATTGCGGTAGTGGTGTTGATTAAACATAAGGGCTTGGGTTCTGTTCTGGCTCTTGGTTCTGCTGGTGTGGTGATTGGAGAACTGGCTTCCCGCGTTGCATTTTACAATCTGTGGTCAATAGCCATGTAA
- a CDS encoding 4Fe-4S binding protein produces the protein MKDERFYKAYMEHRTVSRRGLLRGLLKGAQAIPDSSPVNHHQKAEVIRPPGAANEAIFQQFCTGCGDCVSACPEFLIVLNASLPELDFISNYCTRCDRCVRACNTGALQSSLFNINARPELNHACQNSYMYCDSCSGRCDKKAIQWQSGRAPVIETELCDGCGECVFVCPVKALEMVVI, from the coding sequence ATGAAGGATGAGCGCTTTTACAAGGCTTATATGGAGCATCGAACCGTCAGCCGACGGGGGTTGCTGCGTGGGTTGCTTAAAGGTGCTCAGGCTATCCCTGATTCATCACCGGTGAACCATCATCAAAAAGCCGAAGTGATCCGCCCTCCGGGAGCGGCTAATGAGGCAATATTCCAGCAGTTTTGTACTGGTTGTGGTGATTGTGTCTCTGCCTGTCCTGAGTTTTTGATTGTACTGAATGCTTCTCTGCCTGAACTCGATTTTATCTCTAATTACTGCACCCGTTGCGATCGTTGCGTTCGGGCTTGTAACACCGGCGCTTTACAAAGCAGTTTGTTTAATATTAATGCTCGTCCTGAATTGAATCACGCTTGTCAGAATAGCTATATGTATTGTGATAGCTGCTCCGGACGCTGTGATAAAAAAGCTATCCAGTGGCAAAGCGGTCGTGCACCGGTTATTGAAACTGAACTGTGTGATGGCTGTGGTGAGTGTGTATTTGTTTGTCCGGTAAAAGCGTTGGAAATGGTGGTAATATAA
- a CDS encoding DUF3592 domain-containing protein, with amino-acid sequence MKIFIWIFTLIGVLLLSVAGCVGYSAYSLEGEGVKTTGTIIALNGTHPVVRFVTGEGERVTFESSLGSSSYTKQLGKDVDVVYRADAPQQAEIGDFISQYLASIIPGVIGLIFTLTGLIPALVIRYRGKKKIRLLQQGRPVKALITDVDVNRTIKINGRSPFRISCQWRNSLTNEHYIFTSENIYFDPRPYIEQQEITVYINGENIKDYYVDVRFLPERV; translated from the coding sequence GTGAAGATATTCATTTGGATTTTTACTCTTATTGGAGTACTGCTGCTCTCGGTGGCGGGATGTGTTGGTTATTCTGCTTATAGCCTCGAAGGTGAAGGGGTTAAGACTACAGGAACTATTATTGCCTTGAACGGTACCCACCCTGTGGTTCGGTTTGTTACCGGGGAAGGGGAGCGGGTGACTTTTGAATCTTCTCTAGGCTCCAGCAGCTATACAAAACAGCTGGGTAAAGATGTTGACGTTGTTTACCGGGCTGATGCCCCTCAGCAAGCTGAAATTGGCGACTTTATATCGCAATATCTGGCATCCATTATCCCTGGAGTAATAGGCCTTATCTTTACTCTGACAGGTCTTATCCCCGCATTAGTTATCCGCTATCGTGGCAAAAAGAAAATCCGATTATTGCAGCAGGGCAGACCAGTAAAAGCTTTGATTACCGATGTTGATGTGAATCGCACGATTAAAATTAATGGTCGCTCGCCGTTTAGAATTTCATGTCAGTGGCGTAATAGCCTGACTAATGAACATTACATTTTTACCAGTGAAAATATTTACTTCGACCCTCGACCTTATATTGAGCAACAGGAGATAACGGTCTATATCAATGGTGAAAATATAAAAGATTATTATGTGGATGTTCGGTTTTTGCCGGAAAGAGTTTAA